From one Gracilimonas sp. genomic stretch:
- a CDS encoding universal stress protein, producing the protein MKASHILVPTDFSEASLEAVKMAAKFVEMYDSTVDLIHVIPLMSYYDESMQHLGVPFDMEKDLYPKVLKTANEKLHEIAEEYIPKEHRGQLINLVGRKPSQVIANKANESQYDLLIMSNKGGHDTDEIRSHITEKVIRYCEKPVLSIDTAFGEDEIHEILVPMDGSGDSVAPLVQAFEFAHAFDARITLMHIIEPYSLGMEVMPFAMEDDSAVYHSLIQNIGKYFDKHPELGFKVERTGVDFEDLLIRETDTGSESVKFISIVKKGFSAHTEICDYANESADMIIMSTHGRTGIARILLGSTTAIVAQHLKKPLMTLRPE; encoded by the coding sequence ATGAAAGCCAGTCATATCTTAGTCCCTACCGATTTTTCAGAAGCTTCCCTTGAAGCGGTTAAAATGGCGGCTAAATTTGTGGAGATGTACGACAGCACCGTCGATCTTATTCATGTGATTCCACTCATGAGCTATTATGATGAAAGTATGCAGCATCTGGGTGTTCCATTTGACATGGAAAAAGACCTATACCCTAAAGTACTGAAAACAGCCAATGAAAAGCTTCATGAAATTGCCGAGGAATATATTCCCAAAGAACATCGCGGTCAGCTGATTAATCTTGTTGGACGAAAACCCTCTCAGGTTATAGCTAACAAAGCCAACGAAAGTCAGTACGACCTGCTCATTATGAGCAATAAAGGTGGTCATGATACGGATGAAATCCGCAGTCATATAACTGAAAAAGTAATACGATACTGTGAAAAACCGGTGCTAAGCATCGACACCGCTTTTGGTGAAGATGAGATTCATGAAATCCTGGTGCCGATGGATGGGTCCGGCGACTCAGTAGCACCTTTGGTTCAGGCCTTTGAGTTTGCTCATGCCTTTGATGCCCGCATCACCTTGATGCACATCATTGAGCCGTACTCACTGGGAATGGAGGTAATGCCATTTGCTATGGAAGATGATTCAGCAGTCTATCATTCACTGATTCAGAATATTGGCAAGTATTTTGATAAGCATCCGGAATTAGGTTTTAAAGTAGAACGAACCGGAGTTGACTTTGAAGACCTGCTGATTCGTGAAACAGACACCGGATCAGAATCTGTGAAATTCATCAGTATTGTGAAAAAAGGCTTCTCGGCCCATACTGAAATTTGCGATTACGCAAACGAAAGTGCAGATATGATCATCATGAGTACACATGGAAGAACCGGGATTGCCCGAATATTACTTGGTTCAACCACAGCTATTGTAGCCCAGCATCTCAAAAAACCATTGATGACGCTACGACCTGAATAG